A window of Gammaproteobacteria bacterium contains these coding sequences:
- a CDS encoding RMD1 family protein, whose amino-acid sequence METAPAEQLFQARAVLVGERIDMRAIESLERLGSNPLVVPASGNGRTVLFRYGVVVFFDVPPMEQASFLEQLRPFVREPQEPPETETLQVRIVPGEQHRLTQDQLTLGDDRVQSLQTVADILAKSVMLAKYERSISQTFDRIEPMAADLSRTGRGKFHGRRLAQYIGDTLMAMQRMVGRVEVSEKPELLWEHPELEGLYLRLEDDYEIRERHRALERKIDVIARTAETLLDLLQTKQSHRVEWYITLLIVVEILLSLYEMFIRPHHG is encoded by the coding sequence ATGGAAACGGCACCGGCAGAACAACTCTTCCAGGCCCGCGCCGTGCTCGTCGGCGAGCGCATCGACATGCGCGCGATCGAGAGCCTGGAGCGCCTGGGCAGCAATCCCCTGGTGGTGCCGGCCTCGGGCAACGGCAGGACGGTGCTGTTCCGCTACGGCGTGGTGGTGTTTTTCGACGTCCCGCCCATGGAACAGGCTTCGTTCCTCGAACAGCTGCGTCCCTTCGTGCGCGAACCGCAGGAACCGCCGGAGACCGAGACCCTGCAGGTGCGCATCGTGCCCGGCGAGCAGCATCGCCTGACCCAGGACCAGCTCACGCTGGGTGACGACCGTGTGCAAAGCCTGCAGACCGTCGCCGACATACTGGCCAAGAGCGTCATGCTGGCGAAATACGAACGCAGCATCAGCCAGACCTTCGACCGCATCGAACCCATGGCGGCCGATCTCAGCCGCACCGGCCGCGGCAAATTCCACGGCCGGCGCCTGGCGCAATATATCGGCGATACTCTGATGGCCATGCAGCGCATGGTCGGCCGCGTGGAAGTCAGTGAAAAACCGGAACTGCTCTGGGAACACCCGGAACTCGAAGGCCTGTATCTGCGGCTGGAGGACGATTACGAAATCCGCGAGCGTCACCGTGCGCTGGAACGCAAGATCGACGTCATCGCCCGTACCGCGGAAACCCTGCTCGACCTGCTGCAGACCAAGCAAAGCCACCGTGTCGAGTGGTACATCACGCTGCTGATCGTGGTCGAAATACTCCTGTCCCTA
- the ettA gene encoding energy-dependent translational throttle protein EttA, translated as MAQYIYTMSGVGKVVPPKKQILKDISLNFFPGAKIGVLGYNGAGKSTLLRIMAGVDTDIIGEARPQPGINIGYLPQEPALDETKDVRGNVEDGLAEVKNAQAELDKVYAAYAEPDADFDALAAEQARLENILQAAGGHNLDHKLEVAAEALRLPPWDADVSKLSGGERRRVALCRLLLSSPDMLILDEPTNHLDAESVAWLERFLQEFPGTVVAVTHDRYFLDNVAGWILELDRGHGIPWEGNYSSWLEQKEKRLAQEEKSEAARVKAMEAELEWVRSNPKGRHAKSKARLKRFEELSSQDYQRRSETKEIYIPPGPRLGDKVIEVDKIAKRFGDRTLYEDLSFTIPRGAIVGIIGPNGAGKTTLFRMLMGQEQPDAGEIHVGETVEVSYVDQSRDALEGDKTVWEVISDGLDNITVGNYQVASRAYVGRFNFKGPDQQKRVKDLSGGERNRVHLAKLLRSGGNVLLLDEPTNDLDVETLRALEEALLDFPGSAVVISHDRWFLDRIATHILAFEDNGEVVFFDGNYSDYEEDRHQRLGAEADQPHRLKYTRLAN; from the coding sequence ATGGCTCAATACATCTACACCATGAGCGGTGTCGGCAAGGTCGTCCCGCCCAAAAAACAGATCCTCAAGGACATCTCCCTCAATTTCTTTCCAGGCGCCAAGATCGGCGTGCTCGGTTACAACGGCGCGGGCAAATCCACCCTGCTGCGCATCATGGCAGGCGTGGACACCGACATCATCGGCGAGGCGCGTCCCCAGCCCGGCATCAACATCGGTTACCTCCCCCAGGAGCCCGCGCTGGACGAGACCAAGGACGTGCGCGGCAACGTGGAGGACGGCCTGGCCGAAGTGAAGAACGCCCAGGCGGAACTGGACAAGGTCTATGCCGCCTACGCGGAGCCGGATGCGGATTTCGACGCCCTGGCGGCCGAGCAGGCACGGCTGGAGAACATCCTCCAGGCCGCCGGCGGACATAACCTGGACCACAAGCTCGAGGTGGCCGCCGAGGCCCTGCGCCTGCCGCCCTGGGACGCCGACGTGAGCAAACTGTCCGGCGGTGAACGCCGCCGCGTGGCGCTGTGCCGCCTGCTGCTCTCCAGCCCCGACATGCTGATTCTGGACGAGCCCACCAACCACCTGGACGCCGAATCCGTGGCCTGGCTGGAGCGCTTCCTGCAGGAATTCCCGGGCACCGTCGTGGCCGTCACCCATGACCGCTACTTCCTCGACAACGTGGCCGGCTGGATCCTGGAACTGGACCGCGGGCATGGCATTCCCTGGGAGGGCAATTACTCCTCCTGGCTGGAACAGAAGGAAAAACGCCTGGCCCAGGAGGAAAAAAGCGAGGCGGCCCGCGTCAAGGCCATGGAGGCCGAACTCGAATGGGTGCGCTCCAATCCCAAGGGTCGGCACGCCAAGAGCAAGGCCCGCCTGAAACGTTTCGAGGAACTCTCGTCGCAGGATTACCAGCGCCGCAGCGAGACCAAGGAAATCTACATTCCGCCGGGTCCGCGCCTGGGCGACAAGGTCATCGAGGTCGACAAGATCGCCAAACGCTTCGGCGACCGCACCCTGTACGAAGACCTCAGCTTCACCATTCCGCGCGGCGCCATCGTCGGCATCATCGGTCCCAACGGGGCCGGCAAAACCACCCTGTTCCGCATGCTCATGGGCCAGGAACAGCCCGACGCGGGCGAGATCCACGTCGGCGAGACCGTCGAGGTCTCCTACGTCGACCAGAGCCGCGATGCGCTGGAAGGCGACAAGACGGTGTGGGAGGTCATTTCCGACGGGCTCGACAACATCACCGTCGGCAACTATCAGGTTGCCTCGCGCGCCTACGTGGGCCGCTTCAACTTCAAGGGTCCCGACCAGCAGAAACGCGTCAAGGACCTCTCCGGCGGCGAACGCAACCGCGTGCATCTCGCGAAGCTGCTGCGCAGCGGCGGCAACGTCCTGCTGCTCGACGAGCCGACCAACGATCTGGACGTGGAAACCCTGCGCGCACTGGAAGAGGCCCTGCTCGACTTCCCCGGCAGCGCGGTGGTCATTTCGCACGATCGCTGGTTCCTGGACCGCATCGCCACCCACATCCTCGCCTTCGAGGACAACGGCGAGGTGGTGTTCTTCGACGGCAACTACAGCGACTACGAGGAAGACCGCCACCAGCGCCTGGGCGCCGAGGCCGACCAGCCGCACCGCCTGAAATACACTCGCCTGGCGAACTGA